aatcgtaacatatatatataaaacgacAATTTACACATCTTGATAACAGAGTTCTGTGCCTTCTGAAAATGATGTGATTTTAGTTTATGACCATGTATAcagaattattacttttaagaacaattttttcattaatatatttaattattctttcgACAGAACTAATAGTTTGCACTAATAGACCgcctaaatttgtattttttgtaatcttgTAAGTTGtagaaaaaactaaaaagtaatttgaacaaaattgtaaatacaactTTACTAATTTTTAGAAGtgatcgtaaaaaaatatttttttcttaaaactgtTCGAAAACTTCCTTAtagtaaacaaatacaaaaatgacctttttaaaatatatataatattataagctgtATTACAGTTGATTTCCTTTTCAATAATGATTTACCCTGATattcagtaaatattataccttttataacctatattgtttataacatacaaatgtgtattgtttttttttttactattgggTTATATAGCCAAAGTACCTATTGTTTCTCCATTTTCTAGCGTGCATCTATTATTAGCTATTGGAGCGGAAAATATTCTGACAATGAGATGCCACACGCATCTGAGATTAATCGGTTTCAAATATTAAAGAGTCTATTGatctaaagtatttataatgctTAAATAAATGATGTCATCATGATTGACAAGTTTTTACTCAAATATCAGTTGCAAAATACAACTGCGAGGAACTCAGCTATCAGTCATCGCCTTTatcttgttatttaaaatagaaaataataaaacttatctaAAGCAAGTAATATAACaactatagattttttttaagttttgccATAAATTTCAGGAGATGCCATAAGTTaggatcatatttataataactttataaataatagttttaagctTAAATTTCTGCGTAGAGAAAATATTGTACCTCACTTTTATTCTATACTTGCTAATTTCTCGATATACGtacctacctatttatatttctttatgccttaaaagtttaaataatagtttaattattttttcgttaaatttactttaatatgtttagttgtataataatatgttgacTAAGTcacgaaataatttattaccaaTGACATGCTTTTGATTTCttttatgtatgaatatttactataattatacagTCTTGTTAGAtatgtaatacataaattacGTATAGAGGTACAGGTATACCGAGATAAATTTATTGTCACATAAGTGTTGCCAGATGAGTGATTtactaactttttaaattgtatattatacacCACACTACACAGTATGTAAAACAATCAAACATGTCATtactttataaacttttaaatccTTAAAAGTATTATGCCGATCCAGTTATTGTCTGACCTAATGGTAGAAGCTTAgatcgtaaaaataatataaatattgtaactatAACTTCATTTATTCCGATATTATGTtgtaaagattttaaaagaaaCTGTGGAACTAGAAAagtataactaatatttaagtagttttatttccaaatattgTAAGTCACTGTGCCATACATGTGTATGATTCTTTAAATTGTTGTTTGTaccattattttgtatatacacTGTTAATACACtacattatgtaataataagtaagCTTTCATTATTTGCACCTTTTGAtatctactttttatttataaaaaacattgaatgtTTCTGACATGAAATTTTGTAATCATTGACGTTTAAGAGTTGCTCATTCTAAAAatcacttaataatttattcataaaatcgtATTTCTTTGTCTATAATGGTACAAACAAACAAcagttacttaaaattaaaaattagtatacTCTTTTCTGttcatttctattaaatatctgatacaattttgtaaaatattttgctacAATATTCACacttcaaacaaattaaatatagtcactttgaaattgtttttcttttactggcattaaatattattatataattcatacaatttaaaattcatcagAATTCCTTTACCCTTTATCTATTACCTCTCTTAACATAACGAACCAAGTCTTttggatttattaaaaaaattacataaattatgtaaaaaacgATTTTCATGATAAAATTGACCTTTTTTATCCTCGCATCTTAAtagaatacatataaaaaagatttatatgaaTTCCTTACGGAATACGAGTATATAGTCGCACCCTCAGGTCGTATAAAAAACATTGCGATTTCCAGCTTGTAACAAacatactacaaaaaaaatatttttattctcattatttttttgaatcatTCTTATTCTATTTTTGCATAGATACATTTACGTTGTCTGCTAGCgcttttactaaaattatgaatgcgtttgtttgaatttttatagatttcaatttttatccaattgtttgcatatatgtccagaaaataaaacatctcTTCAACTAAAACTTTCTTAAACGTATTCCTCTACTCTTACACAGTGCGCTTTAGCAGTTACGGATGTGTGttaatgatgttttatttatgatgatTTTCTTCACAGCTTAGCAAGAGATGaatcaaattacaaaaacaaatgcaGCACATAAGATTTCATGAAATTGCCGAATTCTTTTGTACAATTGGCGAATATAGCAATTCACGTGTAACCTGAGCCTgctaatattttagttttctgATTTgttagcaaatatatttaaggaacTGAATAAAATTTACGTACCTACTTATATGCACCACCTACATTTGACGatttagtatagtatagtatttgGATAATTTctcacatttatattatcttgTTATTATCTATCActactataaatataagataattttatatgtacatacaagaCTAAGCCGAAAGttgtttaaaagtataataataacaatttttgtaacaaGTAGGTCAAAAGAATAAAAAGTTGAGTTCAATCTTAAGTTGACACTTGCTTTTTTCCgtagaaacaattttaaaattcgtcGGTCATTCGAATTCTATTTACATTTGACCTTTTTAAAGATTAAGAACTAGTGACGAGAACTGTCTTCATATGCCATACATACGTTATACTGCtatgtatatcatattattcataaatattttgattttaagttaaatagtcagttcaatattaaattgataattttcgtTTATGATATCAAGCTAATATTACCAAGAAAAAACTGAAGAGATAAAacgacataaataataatacaacaaaataaaattagaaataaaaaagtttttagataattattacaaaatgttatctgccaataaaaaacatatcaaaacactatttttttatgattctcGTCGCCATATCTAGTTAAAACCACTGCTAAGTGCTGGCTTAAATAATGGAGTTTTAAGAATATACCATAGAAGAGGACTTGTCTTATCTATTACGTTGTAGGTTACAATGGAGAAATAGTACTGTGTCACCTGCAGGCGCTAATTGAAGAACGGTAACATCCCTAACAGTTTCCTCAAATAAACAACCGTTATCACCCACTTTATATAAGTTTCATGATTGACACGACTATTCTCATTATGTGAACGACATTATAGTAGGAAACTTTTCaaactttaaacatttatacaatGACCCATTTTTGATACGTTTtaagttaacaaaatattaaaaccgaTGTGATATAAAGAATCTGTAacgaaaaaaaagtttaagtgaaagaaaaacaaaatgacaGAAAAGCTTTTTTGGATTTTTATAGCGACTTTTTTAGTGGCTGTTGCTTCTTTTACAGTTTACGAAGACAATTTTGACGACGATACGTACGATGTCGATGACAACAATAATAACGGCGAAAGACAAGGAAAAATCTGTtagtttacagtttttttttatattatgtgtattatatttatataactacttGTGGGTAACCAATATttcgaaaaatgttttatagaaataactatatttttccttttagtGTTTCCTTTCGTCAGTATAGTTCGATTTGCGAACGTGGATTGTGCCAGTACAAACACAATGAATGGCACATGTCTAGCTCGACGAGAATGCAATAACCTTAATGGAACTATTACTGGAAGTTGCGCTGCCAGAAGAGGAAGATGCTGTATCGGTATGTTGTATCTCTTAGCTTACAATGGATCTGTCATAGAAGTACTCccatatgattatatatatagtttatatatgtatagtttaaGCTTAAGATAATTGTTTTAGTTTCACGAGCGTGCGGTACTGCAACAAACGTAAACAACACCTACTTCACCAGTCCAGGATATCCAGCAGCTTACGCAGGTGGACAGGCGTGCTCAATTATTGTAAATCGTTGCAATAATAACATATGTCAGGTAAAAAGGCGATAATGTAGcatcaaataatactttaaaaactttactCGCAAAGTAACTGAATTATGTTATGCCtgacaaataataaatcttaataaatttcaGCTCCGTATAGATCTTCTAGATATGGTACTCGCTCAACCGAACGGTGACGGTGTGTGCGCAACCGACGCCCTCACTATCACAGGAGGTAACACCATAGTTCCCATTCTTTGTGGTGACAATACTGGACAAACACTGTTCGTAGACTTCAATGGTAACGCAGCCATTACAATCAGTGTCACAGCTACTCTTGCCACCACATTTACGAGACGATGGAACATTAGGTTGACTCAACTTGGATGCGACTGTCCGGGCTtaggtaatatataaaacatactaaTTCATCCAGGCGTTTAGTGACACatgtaattttaacaatatattaaactgTTTTAGCTCCCAACGGCTGCTTGCAATATTACACGGGAGTAATGGGAACAATTAGAAGTTTCAATTATGGAACTGCTGCAAACACGGCCCTTAGTGGGTCTTTGGTGACGGGAACGAGACAGCTGGCTAACTTGAATTATGGAATATGTATAAGAATGGAGGCAGGATTCTGTGCGATACA
This genomic window from Vanessa atalanta chromosome Z, ilVanAtal1.2, whole genome shotgun sequence contains:
- the LOC125076252 gene encoding uncharacterized protein LOC125076252, whose translation is MTEKLFWIFIATFLVAVASFTVYEDNFDDDTYDVDDNNNNGERQGKILFPFVSIVRFANVDCASTNTMNGTCLARRECNNLNGTITGSCAARRGRCCIVSRACGTATNVNNTYFTSPGYPAAYAGGQACSIIVNRCNNNICQLRIDLLDMVLAQPNGDGVCATDALTITGGNTIVPILCGDNTGQTLFVDFNGNAAITISVTATLATTFTRRWNIRLTQLGCDCPGLAPNGCLQYYTGVMGTIRSFNYGTAANTALSGSLVTGTRQLANLNYGICIRMEAGFCAIQYSQAPNDVFSFTVTGDVEGADNTVLGTPVGAVNGAACTTDFVVIPNPIVVGTNLGAGTDRFCGLGFVPVQSGAKPFVLYVVTDANEGATAVTPPDIANRGFSLAYTQIAC